GAAAACAGCGAAATGGTTATCGTCGAACTCGGTCCATTCAATCCCTGATGCTGCGAGGTACCGCGAAAGTGCCTGGAGAGCATACGCTACCTGTTCGATACCGGAGTCGTATGCCTGGGAGCCAGTCGGAGAATTCTTATCAAGTAGATTGCGGGCGCTGTAGAGGGCGTATTGATTAAACGCGTCGATGCGCTGGAGCTTAGAGTCCCGAAAAATCGGCACTCGACGGTCTTCGCGAAACATAACCATCCGCATACTGGGGTCGAAGACTCGCTTAGCTCTCGACGCCGATAGACCGACCACCTTAACCAGATAAGCCTCCGTCGTGGTTGGAGCAATTGCTAAGCTAGGCTGGTCTCGACCGGTACGTGCCATCTTCGACCTCACTTTTCCATTTACCCAGACAACCAGCTGACTTCAGCAACTGGTTAGTGCCTACTACTATCGTCGCCGAGGCCGAACATGAAGTCGCGAGAGTGACGGCGCTGACTGCCAGGAAACGCCTATCGGCCAAAAGGAGAATGACGAATTCGACGCGCGGTTGAATTGGCTCGTTGTACGAGCTTGAATACCCAAGCCGTAGCAACGAAAGCTCACTTTTCCGAATCTGGACTTCGCCAACGCAATCAAAGCAAACCACCATTGCCAGTTCATGTACTCCACCCTCATCATCGAATTCAACTCGACCGCGCTTGAACACTTCACGAACCTGCCCTCGCGCGCCGCGTAAAAGCCGGCGACGGAAGTTGTTGCCATTCCAGATAACGAAATCGCCATTTGTCGCAAACTGTTGCCGCGACAGCGCCGCGAGTTCACACGGCAAAGACTGGTACTGTCTTGCATCAATGTTCTCGTTGTGAAACTGCCGATTTATCTCGTTCGCCGCGCCCCGGGTCATGGTCATGAAGAGCGTTTCGCCGACCGAAGAACACATGCGAAACTGCCTGCACGCGATGTCATACCCTTCTTGATGGTGGCTCGCTTGGAGGTAGAGCCTAACGATATGACTCTCTCCATTTAAAGCTCTACGTAGCGTTTCCGGAGAGCAGAGGTCGAGCGTCGTTTCGGTCCATTTCACTGTAGTCTTTCTCGTGCTCGCGGACTGAATGGCACTGGTTCCTAAAAACTTTAGGCTCACGTTATCTTGAAGATGCGAGTCGACCGCGAATGGTGCATATAGAATTAGAACTATCCGGTCAACCGAGCTGAGACGACGCAGGAGAGCATGCAACACAGTGAAGCTCAGAAGAGAGGCGTCGTAAACTACGGCGACGTGGAAGGAGCCTAGCGCCTCGATTCCCGACGCTAACACCTCCTGTACGGAACTCCGCGCGCTGCTCTCCGGAACACGCACTCTCCGGGAGATGCTGTCCGACCCACACAGATGTAGGATATGACGCCCATCCGCCACTGGGCGTAATGCCGTTATTCCCTCCGCATCTTCACAAGCAAGTATCTGGAGCTCGGGCGCGGTTCCGAGTTCGGTGAGCAGAATGTCCTTGTCAAAGGTACCCACTAAATGACGCCGACTATTTACAACCTGGACAAAGGATTTCTCAAGCATCGCGGCGCCGAGGCCTTGGATAAGGCTATTTCTTACGGGCATGCAGTACTGAACCGACTTACCCTTTACGGTTTCCCTGATAGCCAATGCTGCCTCAGCATTGTCGTCAAGCAAGCGGGAAACTCTACGCTCTACGTCTTCACGTTTCACTCTTAAAAAGCCGAGTGCAGCAGCATCGTTGAGCACCTTTACGCATGCTGCGAGGCGTCTGCGCTTCGATTTCGGTTTGACTCCGAACACATCCCTCGCCATGCGGTCGACGGGCCCCCAAGTGTCGAAGGGCGTCAAGCAGTAGGGGTCGCTCTCTACTCTGCTCTCTAAGGCTCGTCCCCACATCTCATAGGCTCTTTGCACTGTTTGGAACGACAGGTTGTTACGTATTGCCCATCCTTCTATCCAAACCTGTTCACAATACTGTGCCCACCCACGGATAAGAGTCTCAGATTGCCGTCGTGTCAGCCCGTGAGCAATGAGCGCCTCCGAGTCGTACGAATCCAGAATCAGGAAAAGTCGGGTATTTGTCCTTCGCCATATCTCGGAAATCGCAAGACGACCAATCCCAGTGAAGAACGGATGATATTCAACTAGCGAAACGATTTGCTCACCTTGTGGCAACACACGAAATACCGAGTTGGCCACAAGCTGCAGTCCATAGACCGTTTCCTCGTAGGTTCCGAGCACTTCGACTACCTCACCGAGCCAAGGCGCATCCCTCAGGACGCGAAAGGACGCTTTGACTCGTACCCCGCCGACCGACGCACCTCCCTTAATCCGGAAAATGGCACCTCCAAATGGGCCATGACTTGTGACTTTGTTAACAGTGCCTACCAACCGAGCGGACCTCATTCCGGAATCCATGTTGCAAATTCCTCCAGGTAAGACAGTCTCGATAGCTTGCGACGCGCCACTGCAAGCTCAGCAAGAAGGTCACATTTCTCCTCGCGGGTGCCCTCCGATACAAAGCTCTTGTGCGAGCGACTCGGCGCCGGCGAGTGCAAGCGAAGTCGTAAATCAAGACCATCAAGCAGAGCACGGATTTCCGCATTGCTGCCTACAGAAGATGCGGGGACTCCCACAATCTTACAAACCTTTTGGCGGCTCACCGTTCCAAATTGGTTTAGAGGCAACTCAGCCAATGGTGTGTTCTCAATCCACTCTGACAGTCGCTTCGCATTTCTGCCAGCCTTGTCTCGATTCGACATTGTGGTCATGACTTCTCCAGTTTCGCGTCTCGAAGTCCCGTCACGTTGTGCAAAGAAGACGAAAGGTCCGCGTTCCTCTTCTCTAACTGCTTGATGCGTTCCTGGAGTTGTTGCTCGTTGTACAACCGAGTCGACTTCTCGCTTTGAAGGTCGTCACGCGCCTCAGTTATTCCGTCCAACAAGATGGCAATCTCCGTTTCCTGCTGCTTAATTAGGCTGCGCTGCCACGCGCGTTCGCTGAGTAGTCTTCTTATGAGGTTGGACTTATTTGCGTGCAAGAGTTGACGTTGAGCTCGCTTGAGAAGCGTCTCAAACAGGCTTATGACGAGCGACTTCGATGCCGAATGATACGGTTGGTCCAGAGTACCCCGACTCGGTCCACGGAATTCAAGATGTTCCGACTCGCGAACAAACTTTGAATTCTGGCTACCGTCCCATGTCGTGAATGCGCTGATGCTGGTCGGAAAGTACTCAAGCACGAGTTCACCATCTCTGTCCCTCAGCGGCTGCCCGTCGTCAAGCGCTCTCCAAGGTATTGCACGCACCCACCGTTTAAGGACGTCAATCTTCTTATTGATTGTTTCCTCAGCTCGCTGCTTCCCTACGATAGAAATCAGCTCAGGCATACGTTTTCTCCTGAAACATAATTGGCTTCCACGTATCTACCAAGCGACCGACAAATTTCTGCATCTCCGTCGCAGTTTTCAACTCTGAGTCCAGAACCGCTCTCAGTCCATCGGCAGCGTCCCGTGCTGCTAATTGCAGTTTCAATGGACGACGCGTGTCACCGGCAGCGGCCATCAAAGAGGCGATTTCCAACTCTACAGCGGAGCGGTGACTCGGCGTGGTGATAGCGTGAATACAGCCAGCACACAGTTCGGCGCTAGCCTTTTCGGGACATACTCGACTTTCGTTAGGGCTATAGCAGTTCGCTTGGCGTTTCGTTTTATTCGCGCAGCCCGCTGCACAAGTCGTATTCGCCTTCGGTACCGGGGAATAGCCTTCCTCCTCCGCGACCTCCCGCGTCTGCCTCGCCCTTTCCTCCATTGAGGCCTCCTTGAACGAAGCTCTCGACTCCAAACTTCGTGCGATTCTCGCGACGATTCGAGAGAAATGACCTCCAACGCTCTCGCCACTAAGAATCTGAAGAATCTTCTTCTCGAAATATTCTGAGCGCTCCTCCTCGAGAATTGAGTCGAATGCCGCATCTTCCAAATCAACCAGAGGAAAGAGCGACTCAACGCTTCGACCATCTTCCGTATCTTTGGCGTCCTCTGTGTACACCCGAGTCGTCTCGAGGGTGATATGGCAAAGATGCCGGCTCAGAGCCATTAAAATAGGATGGTCATGCCTATACATGTATATCAAGGCGAAGCACCGGCGGTATATATGCGATGCAGTGCTTTTTTTAACTGATACGTTTAACTTCGAAAAGAAGAACTTTGCCACTCGGTCGAACGCCCATTCGGACGCTTTGCCTTCGAACGAAGCATAGGTGAAGTTGCGAAAAACAAACAACTTGTCCTTGCGCGCCGACCGGACGTCGCTAGCCGATTCCAAAAGCGGCGCGCCGAGAGGACGAAAAACTTGTCCAAGTCGCTCAAGGACATCTACAGCTCGCTCCACCACCTCGTTTGCCCACATCGTGACATAGCACTGGAGCGTTTTCTCCACATAGATGTCCAGATATGAGCCACTGTCTTGACCTTCTGCGGCCGTCAAGCACCCGCGGTATAGTCCATACGATTTCCCAAATCCAATCACCTCTTCCCGCCGACGTCCATGATTGAAAAGGACCGAAATTGCGCAAGAAATCTGTAGTTGCAGAATCAGAGTACGGAGACTGAATCCCTCCTCCTTAACGAGGGAGGGGAGTCCCTCCGGGAGGTCAAACGTTCGTGCAATTTCTTTGTACTTCTCGTGCACCCTGCGAGTTATGGTCCTCCTCGCCACGTTCGGATGAACCGACTTAAGATGGTCCGACTCCAAGTGGGCCCGAGCAACTTCGCACAGTTGGATTACACCGTCTGCTCGGACGTAGGTCCATTTGAGCGCCTCGGAGAAGATAGTTACAACATCATCGATGCTCAAATTTTCAGTGCGCTTATCTTCCTTACCTAAGAGCGATTTCGCACGGGCTAAGGGTGCGGGAAAGGGACGAGTCTTGAATGAGTCAAAGCCGGGAACGAGCGCACAGCGATTCAAGAATTTAAGTGATACATACAAGCTGTTCTGTGTTACATGGGGTGCCTGCGTGGCCCGCTCAAGCTTCTTTGCCGAACCCGAGGCCTTGAAAATTTGAGTCACGATGTTCCGCGGAATAAATACTGACTCAATCGGCAGATGAACTTGCGAACGGATAAAATCGATGTTGAGATGAAAGAAGCGGGTTTGGAGTGCCCCTTCAAGAGACCTAGCAAAATCACCGTCACGTTGTGCCCTTTCGATGAGCGCGTTCAGGCGACCGCTGTAATCCAGCACACCCCACCAACCCTTTTTTGCGAGTTCCTTAGCTAGTTTTTCGAGTAGCTTCGGTTCAACCTGTTCCAGCTTATATCGACCGCATCTGAACATCCATGCTACGAGGCGAATGAAAGTTCTTACGGTCCTAACAGCCACGCCCCAGACATCACCACGATGCGAATTGTGGCAGTCCTCATTGACGAGCATTTTTAAAGTGTCAAATAGTCGAGGATGGTCTATTAACTTTATCGGAGTCTTATGGACGCTCGCTTTTCCGGTAGGGCGGTTTCAAGCGTGAAGTGCAACACCAGCAATGAGATCTTGCTTGAGTTGAGAGAAGACTTCGTGGGGAGACTGGAAGCCGAGGATTTTGCGAGGGCGGTGGTTCAGGGCATGCTCAATGGCAGTGAGTTCCTGATGCGAGACGTCGCTCAAGTCCATACCTTTGGGTAGGAATTCGCGGATCAGGCCGTTGGCGTTTTCGTTGGTACCGCGCTGCCAGGGGCTGTGGGCATCGCAGAAGAAGATGTTCATATGCAGGCGTTTGCTCAGGGTTTCGTGCATTGCCATCTCTGAGCCCTGATCATAGGTCATGGTTTTGCGCAAACTCTCAGGAATGCTTTTGAGTCGGCGATGAAAGCCTTCAAGGACATCTGGCGCGGTGCCCCCGTCAAGCTTGACCAGCATGACATAACGGCTTGTTCGCTCGACAAGGGTACCGACCGAAGAGCGGTTCATAGCCCCCTTGATGAGGTCGCCTTCCCAATGACCCGGGACGATGCGTGCGGCCACCTCCGGCGGGCGCAGGTCGATGGAGGTCATGTTGGGCAGACGGCTCTTGCGCACGCTGCCACGAGCGCGAGGCAGGCGCGTCTTGTGACTCTTACGCAGCAGGTCGATCAACTCCGCTCGCAGCGTGCCCCGAGGCATAGCGTAGATGGCGCAGTAGATCGTCTCATGTGAGACCGCGAGCGGCTGCTCGGGCAAGGCTGGCTCAGCCGAGGACGCAGCATAGTTCATGTCCCGTAGTTTGCCCGCGATCTGCTCGGGAGACCAGTGACAACGCAGCCCGCTGAGCACCATGCGCCAGAGCGGTGTCTGCGTGTCGGCACCCAGCTTACGTCGAGCGGCACTGGCGCTCGCACGCCGGGCGCGGCAGCGCAGATGAGCGCTCCCGGCTTGGTAGCCACTGGCCTGGGCCGTAGGATGGAGCTTGCCGCGGCTAATCTCCCTGCTGATGGACGAGTGATTCAAACTCAGTTGCCGGGCAATTGCCCGGCAACTGAGTTTGGCTTGG
This window of the Caballeronia sp. SBC1 genome carries:
- a CDS encoding IS30 family transposase; the encoded protein is MGTHYSHLTAADRMSIQALLQAKLSCRAIARQLSLNHSSISREISRGKLHPTAQASGYQAGSAHLRCRARRASASAARRKLGADTQTPLWRMVLSGLRCHWSPEQIAGKLRDMNYAASSAEPALPEQPLAVSHETIYCAIYAMPRGTLRAELIDLLRKSHKTRLPRARGSVRKSRLPNMTSIDLRPPEVAARIVPGHWEGDLIKGAMNRSSVGTLVERTSRYVMLVKLDGGTAPDVLEGFHRRLKSIPESLRKTMTYDQGSEMAMHETLSKRLHMNIFFCDAHSPWQRGTNENANGLIREFLPKGMDLSDVSHQELTAIEHALNHRPRKILGFQSPHEVFSQLKQDLIAGVALHA